The sequence below is a genomic window from Lentimicrobium saccharophilum.
AATTAAAACCGTCAGCCGCCAGTCTTGCAGGTGTTGAGATCACCGCAGAACGTGAGATGATGGTGAATAATCTGGATAAAAAGATCATCAATGTTGATAAGAGCATTGCTTCTATCGGCGGATCGGCTGTTGATGTAATGCAGAACATTCCTTCAGTAACGGTTGATGTAGATGGCAATGTCAGTTTGCGTGGAAATAGTAACATCACCATTCTGGTTGACGGTAAGCCAACCGGACTGGCTGAAATCAGCAGCGGGGATTTATTGCAGCAGATACCTGCAACCTCTATTGAAACCATCGAAGTTATAACCAATCCATCGGTAAGGTATGATGCTGAGGGCACATCGGGAATTATCAACATTGTTCTGAAGAAGCGCAGCCTGCAGGGATTGAACGGAATGTTCTCGGTGACCGCCGGTACCGGTGACCGCTATAATACTTCTGTGAATCTTAACTACCGGAAAAATAAAGTAAACCTGTTTGCCGGCTATGATAACAGGCTGGGAAAATTTAACTCAACCGGAAACACTGAAAGAAGAACATTTAATGATGAGATGAATTCGGTGTTGTTTCAGGATCAGGTGATGCGAAACAACAGGGACATGCACAGTTTCAATGCGGGGATCGACTATAGCCTGGACGACTTCAATACCCTGACTTTCAACTATCAGCTAAGGAGAATGTCGTTTGGTAACCGGGGCGACAACGCTTCGCTGACCATGAACGAACTGAACGACACCATGCGTTATTTTAACCGCTACAGCGAAAGTGCCCGCAATATAAGTTCCAACAATTACACATTGTCGTACAAGCGTACTTTCAGTAAAAAGGGCAAAGAACTGACTGCAGATTTCATTGTAAATGACAATGAGATGACAGGAGACCAGAATATCACGCAAACTGAATTTACCAGGGGTTTTGATCCCCTGAAGCCTGCGCTGCAGTTTTCTTCTTCGAGGAATACCAATATGATGTATGTTGCACAGGCCAATTTTGTGAATCCGCTGTCAAATGGCGGACGCGTAGAAACCGGATTTAAAAGTACGCTCAAGAATCTGTCAATGAGGAATGATATGTCGGAATTCAGCTATCCGATCAATGACTGGATTCTGAACGATAATGCCTTGAACAACTTCGATTATTTAGAGCAGATCCATGCCGTTTATGGAATCTATTCCGGCAGTTATAAAAAGTTTAAATATCAGGCGGGTCTGAGGGCGGAGCAATTGATTTCGGAATCAGATATCATTAATGCCAGTGATAATTTTGATTTGTCCTATCTGAGCTTGTTTCCCTCGGTACACACACTTTATGAAATTACTGAAAAGCAGCAGATGTCAGTCAGTTACAGCAGGAGGATCCGGCGGCCGCACAACCATCAACTGAATCCTTATGTTGATTATTCCGATTCACTCAATATCCGTTATGGTAATCCTAAACTCAAGCCTGAATTCATCAATTCATTCGAACTGGGGTATTCCAACTTCTGGGGTAAAAACTCGATCAACTCAACCCTGTTCTACAGGTATACCACCGGAGTAATTGACCGTATTGTTTATCTGCTCGATGGGGGGGTAACGGCCACCACTTACGAAAACCTGGCCAGCAGCAAGGCTTATGGACTTGAACTGATCGGGAACCGGGAGTTTTCAGCCATGTTGAAGGCAAATGCCAATTTGTCTTTCTTCAGAAGTATCATTGATGGCAGTGAGGTGACGGGGCTGGAAGCAGCAAAAGGGAATATGTGGACGGCAAAGGTCAACCTGACGATCATTCCCGTAAAAAATGCATCGATTATGATTGCTGGGAACTACAGGTCCCCTGAAATTGAAGCGCAGGAACGCGATGAAGCGGTATATTTTGCCGATATCGCATTCAGATACGATTTCTGGGAAAACAAGGCTTCGGTAAACCTTAGAGTCAGTGATGTTTTTGATTCGCGCCGTTTTGATGGAGAAACCTGGGGTGAAGGATTCAACATCAGATCGAGCCGCAAAATGGAATCCAGGGTGCTATACCTTGGATTTTCATACAGGCTGAATAATTATAAACGTCAGCGTGAGCGGGAGCGGGACAATCAGAATAGTGAAATTGAGATGGAGGAGTTTTAACACATATAATGTAGCACCCTGTGTTTTTCAAATTATTTGTGAATTAAATCAGGCATTTCGCAAGAATTTATAAGGTAGTTCAACCGGCATTTTTTTTATTAATATATTTGTCTGAATGATCCTGCTGGGATCTGGAGCGCTGCTTATCGGAGCTGCGCTTCCGTTAGTATAAGATCTATTATAAACAACCTAAATGACCAGAATTTTCCGGTTCATCTTTCTGACTTTCTTATTCCTTGTTACCTCTGTTGTTGCAGGTCAGCATCCTGTATTCAGGCATTA
It includes:
- a CDS encoding TonB-dependent receptor domain-containing protein encodes the protein MKLNLKISFTTFFLVSTLFLAELSAQGRPQGQQSEMPPPAIGIIKGRILDEITGKPIEYGTVALIRVRDSVLAGGTISDPQGHFRIEQLRPGRYFARVQFMGFETKTLKDIAIKPSEPEINLGIIKLKPSAASLAGVEITAEREMMVNNLDKKIINVDKSIASIGGSAVDVMQNIPSVTVDVDGNVSLRGNSNITILVDGKPTGLAEISSGDLLQQIPATSIETIEVITNPSVRYDAEGTSGIINIVLKKRSLQGLNGMFSVTAGTGDRYNTSVNLNYRKNKVNLFAGYDNRLGKFNSTGNTERRTFNDEMNSVLFQDQVMRNNRDMHSFNAGIDYSLDDFNTLTFNYQLRRMSFGNRGDNASLTMNELNDTMRYFNRYSESARNISSNNYTLSYKRTFSKKGKELTADFIVNDNEMTGDQNITQTEFTRGFDPLKPALQFSSSRNTNMMYVAQANFVNPLSNGGRVETGFKSTLKNLSMRNDMSEFSYPINDWILNDNALNNFDYLEQIHAVYGIYSGSYKKFKYQAGLRAEQLISESDIINASDNFDLSYLSLFPSVHTLYEITEKQQMSVSYSRRIRRPHNHQLNPYVDYSDSLNIRYGNPKLKPEFINSFELGYSNFWGKNSINSTLFYRYTTGVIDRIVYLLDGGVTATTYENLASSKAYGLELIGNREFSAMLKANANLSFFRSIIDGSEVTGLEAAKGNMWTAKVNLTIIPVKNASIMIAGNYRSPEIEAQERDEAVYFADIAFRYDFWENKASVNLRVSDVFDSRRFDGETWGEGFNIRSSRKMESRVLYLGFSYRLNNYKRQRERERDNQNSEIEMEEF